The following are encoded together in the Robertmurraya sp. FSL R5-0851 genome:
- the hslV gene encoding ATP-dependent protease subunit HslV, with product MTQFHATTIFAVRHNGQCAMSGDGQVTFGNAVVMKHTARKVRKLFNGRVLAGFAGSVADAFTLFEMFESKLEEYNGNLQRASVELAKQWRSDKVLRRLEAMLIVMNDTDMLLVSGTGEIIEPDDGILAIGSGGNYALSAGRALKKYSGEHLTAKEIAKASLEIAAEICVYTNHNIIVEEL from the coding sequence ATGACGCAATTTCATGCAACAACTATTTTTGCTGTTCGTCATAATGGTCAATGTGCTATGTCTGGAGATGGTCAAGTAACCTTTGGCAATGCTGTTGTGATGAAACATACAGCTCGTAAGGTTAGAAAGTTATTTAACGGGAGGGTTTTAGCAGGATTTGCCGGATCTGTTGCGGATGCCTTTACTCTTTTTGAAATGTTTGAAAGTAAGTTAGAAGAGTATAATGGCAATCTACAACGAGCATCTGTTGAACTTGCAAAACAGTGGAGAAGCGATAAAGTTCTACGACGTCTTGAAGCCATGCTAATCGTAATGAACGATACGGATATGCTATTGGTTTCTGGTACAGGAGAGATTATTGAACCAGATGATGGAATCCTTGCGATTGGATCTGGTGGAAATTATGCACTATCTGCCGGAAGAGCATTAAAGAAGTATTCCGGAGAGCATCTAACGGCAAAGGAAATCGCAAAGGCTTCCCTTGAGATTGCCGCTGAAATTTGCGTATATACAAATCACAATATTATCGTTGAAGAGCTTTAG
- the hslU gene encoding HslU--HslV peptidase ATPase subunit, with protein MVTKGTNLTPRQIVERLDQYIIGQKDAKKAVAVALRNRYRRSLLDEGLRDEISPKNILMIGPTGVGKTEIARRMAKLVSAPFVKVEATKFTEVGYVGRDVESMVRDLVETAVRLVKEEKMQKVKERAEENANKRLVDLLVPSAKKATGYKNPLEMLFGGGGAQEQEPTPTEDMNIVEKRKVVAEKLSKGELENEMVSVEVEEQQPSMFDMLQGSGMEQMGMNMQDALSGLMPKKRKKRKLSVRDARKVLTNEEASKLIDMDEVTSEAVFRAEQTGIIFIDEIDKIASKNGGGSSADVSREGVQRDILPVVEGSTVVTKYGSVKTDHILFMAAGAFHIAKPSDLIPELQGRFPIRVELTKLTVDDFYKILIEPDNALIKQYQALLVTEGIEIEFSDDAIRKIAEVAYDVNQNTDNIGARRLHTILEKLLEDLSFEAPDITMEKITITPQYVEEKLGAISRNKDLSQFIL; from the coding sequence ATGGTCACTAAAGGGACAAATCTAACCCCACGTCAGATTGTTGAACGATTGGATCAGTATATCATTGGGCAGAAGGATGCAAAGAAAGCAGTAGCGGTTGCACTGAGAAACCGTTATCGACGTAGTTTGCTTGACGAAGGTTTAAGGGATGAAATCAGTCCTAAGAATATATTAATGATCGGACCTACGGGTGTCGGAAAGACAGAAATTGCTAGACGAATGGCAAAGCTTGTATCAGCTCCGTTTGTGAAGGTTGAAGCGACAAAGTTTACGGAAGTGGGCTACGTGGGCCGTGATGTTGAATCCATGGTAAGAGATCTCGTAGAAACCGCAGTTAGACTTGTAAAAGAAGAAAAAATGCAAAAAGTGAAAGAACGAGCAGAGGAAAATGCAAATAAACGACTAGTTGATTTGTTAGTACCTTCTGCGAAAAAAGCAACAGGCTATAAAAATCCTTTAGAGATGCTATTCGGTGGAGGTGGTGCACAGGAACAAGAACCAACACCTACTGAAGACATGAATATCGTTGAAAAAAGGAAGGTTGTTGCCGAAAAGCTTTCTAAAGGAGAGCTTGAAAATGAAATGGTTTCTGTTGAAGTAGAAGAACAGCAACCATCTATGTTTGATATGCTTCAAGGTTCAGGCATGGAGCAAATGGGAATGAATATGCAGGATGCTTTAAGTGGCTTAATGCCGAAGAAACGAAAAAAACGGAAGCTTTCGGTTCGCGATGCAAGAAAAGTGTTAACAAATGAGGAAGCCTCAAAGCTGATTGATATGGATGAAGTAACGTCTGAGGCTGTTTTCCGTGCTGAGCAAACAGGAATCATCTTCATTGATGAAATTGATAAAATTGCTAGCAAAAACGGAGGAGGATCATCTGCTGACGTTTCTCGAGAGGGCGTACAACGAGATATTCTTCCAGTTGTTGAAGGTTCGACTGTCGTTACGAAGTATGGATCAGTGAAGACAGACCATATTCTATTTATGGCAGCGGGAGCATTCCATATCGCGAAGCCGTCTGATTTAATACCGGAGCTTCAGGGACGTTTTCCAATTAGAGTAGAATTAACAAAATTAACGGTAGACGATTTTTATAAGATACTAATTGAACCTGATAATGCACTTATTAAGCAATATCAAGCATTGTTAGTGACGGAAGGTATAGAAATTGAATTTTCTGACGATGCTATTCGTAAGATTGCAGAAGTTGCTTATGATGTAAATCAAAATACGGATAACATTGGAGCAAGAAGATTGCATACCATTTTAGAAAAGCTTCTAGAGGACTTGTCTTTTGAAGCACCGGATATCACAATGGAAAAAATCACAATCACACCACAATACGTAGAAGAAAAGCTCGGAGCCATTTCGCGTAATAAAGACTTAAGTCAATTTATTTTGTAA
- the codY gene encoding GTP-sensing pleiotropic transcriptional regulator CodY, with protein sequence MDLLSKTRKINALLQKAAGKPVNFKEMSETLSEVIEANIFIVSRRGKLLGFAVNQQIENERIKKMLEDRQFPEEYTNNLFNINETSPNLDVNSEYTAFPVENKDLFKNGLTTIVPIIGGGERLGTLILARTQEQFHDDDLILAEYGSTVVGMEILREKAEEIEEEARSKAVVQMAISSLSYSELEAIEHIFEELSGKEGLLVASKIADRVGITRSVIVNALRKLESAGVIESRSLGMKGTYIKVLNDKFLIELSKLKSN encoded by the coding sequence ATGGATTTACTGTCAAAAACAAGAAAGATTAATGCCTTACTTCAAAAGGCAGCAGGAAAACCGGTTAACTTTAAAGAAATGTCAGAAACACTAAGTGAAGTCATCGAAGCTAATATTTTTATCGTAAGTCGCCGTGGGAAATTATTAGGCTTTGCGGTAAACCAACAGATTGAAAATGAACGTATTAAGAAAATGCTAGAAGATCGTCAATTCCCTGAAGAGTATACAAACAACCTATTTAACATCAATGAAACATCACCTAACCTAGATGTTAATAGTGAATACACAGCTTTTCCAGTGGAAAACAAAGATCTATTCAAAAATGGTTTAACAACGATCGTTCCAATCATTGGTGGCGGAGAAAGACTAGGAACATTAATCCTAGCTAGAACGCAAGAGCAATTCCATGATGATGATCTAATTCTTGCAGAATATGGCTCTACAGTTGTAGGGATGGAGATTCTAAGAGAAAAGGCAGAAGAAATTGAAGAAGAAGCTAGAAGTAAGGCAGTAGTACAAATGGCAATTAGCTCGTTATCTTATAGTGAGCTAGAAGCAATCGAGCATATTTTTGAAGAACTTAGTGGAAAAGAAGGGTTATTAGTTGCTTCAAAAATTGCTGATCGTGTAGGAATTACAAGATCTGTGATTGTAAACGCACTTAGAAAACTAGAAAGTGCTGGTGTTATTGAATCACGTTCGTTAGGTATGAAAGGAACATATATTAAAGTTCTAAACGACAAGTTCTTAATAGAATTAAGTAAATTAAAATCTAACTAA